CAAGGCAATAGCTCCGAAAATCAAGACACCGTTAATCAAATTCCTGCTAAGACTTCCTGTGCTGAGAAAGGTGATCCACAAATCGATCCGGAGCAAGCTGATCGAATCCTTCGGAGGTAATTTCCGACAAATCATCATCGGAGGAGCTGCTCTCAACGATGAAGTAGCTCATTTCCTCTATCGGATAGGATTTCCGCTGACCGTCGGTTACGGCATGACGGAGTGCGGCCCCCTCATTAGCTATGAGGATCACAGCCTGTGGCTGCCCGGCAGCTGTGGCAAATCGCTCTCTATTATGGAGGCACGAATCGATCATTCGGGACAGGAAAGGCATAGCGACAGCGGCGATGTGGGAGAGATTCAGGTTCGTGGGGAGAACGTCTGTCTCGGCTATTATAAGAATGCCGAACTGACAGCCGAGCTTTTTACTCCCGATGGGTGGATGCGTACAGGTGATCTTGGCACCATAGATAGCTTGGGAAATATCTTTATCAAAGGGCGATCCAAGACCATGCTCCTCGGATCAAACGGACAGAATATCTATCCCGAAGAAATAGAATCGAAGATCAACAATCTATCCTACGTCCTCGAAAGTATCGTCACAGAGCGAGACGGACGCTTGATCGCACTAATCGTGCCGGACAGACAGGCGATAGAGCATAAAGGGATCTCTCCGGATCAGGCATGGGCTTATATCGAAAGGAGCCGAGCCGAACTGAACGGGCAAGTGGGTGCATACGAGAAAATAACGGCCTTTGTCCGCCATGACGAAGAGTTCGAGAAGACACCCAAACGCAGCATCAAACGTTTCCTCTATACTTGATTGCACAAGATCGGGTGCCCCCCGTCTGTAAAAGGAATAGCCATGCGTAAGGCTTCCGGATAAAAGGGCTCAATGCAAACAGCATTTGGTCGTTTTTTTTGGTGGTACCAAAAGAAACTGTATATTTGCGCCGTTATAGAACATTAATTACACTTTTAACCCCAAAAGGAAATGAAGAAATTTGTTGCTTTTGCAGCTGTAATCGCAGCTGTATCATTCGCTTCTTGCAACTCTCAGGCTAAGACTGAAGAAGCTGCTGACTCTACGGCTATGGATTCTGCCACTTTGGTAGAAGACGCAGCTCCTGTAGTTGATACGGCTGCTATGCAGATCGATTCTGCTGCAATGAAGGCTGAAGAAGCTACTGAACAAGCCGCTCAATAATCCAACGGCTATTTAGCATCCCCCGAATCATTTGTGGGGTAAGATATAAGTCTGACTTCAAGAGAGTCGGACTTATGTCTCTTTTTCAGTTATGAACTTCTCGCCTTAGCGAGCTGTTGCAACAAAAAAGGGTATTCGTTATCGGCCTTTCAAAGGCTTTAACGAATACCCTTTTTTGATACTGTTGTCGATGGAGGCTGTGTGTGCTGAGCAGGCTGTTATCTCATGTCCTTGAGTTGCTGCTGCAGTTCCTGTCTGGCAAGAAATATACGGCTCTTCACCGTGCCGAGAGGGATTCCAAGAGTCTCGGATATTTCATTGTATTTATATCCGCTCACGTACATGGAGAATGGCTGCTTGAGAGTCTCATTCAGCGATGCAATGGCCGCCGTTATCTCTTTGATGGTCATAGTGCCATCGGGCGTATCCTCTCCTCCCTCATTCAGGAGAGGTACATTGTACGGATCGCTGTTGGGATCGATAACCGTTTGTGAGCGAACCAACTTATGATAGTTGTTGATGAAGATATTTCGCATGACAGTGAGCACCCAGCCTTTGAAGTTGACATTATCAACGAACTTGTCCTCGTTATGAAGCACACGGAGAGTTGTATCTTGGAGCAAATCCTCTGCATCATCCCGATTGGCAGTCAGAGTCAGGGCAAAATTGCGCATATTGTCTTGCAGACTCAGAAGTTTTTCGCGAAATTGCACACTATTCATAATAAGCTGTTTCTTTGTTGTTGTTGAAGCCAATGGTTGGAAGATTCATTCCCTCCTGCCACAGATACAAAGATAATCGAATAGGTGAGAAACCCTAATAAACAGCGTATTAAGCATAATAGACAGCATCAATGACATGAAAAGAAACCATCTTCAGAAAAGGCGGCAACCTGCTCGCAAAGGGTTTGTGGATAAGCTCCCGACCACCCTGGCGGACATATCGTACTATGCTTCCTACTATCAAGAAAATGCTCTGGTGAACAAGGTGCTGAAATACTGCAGGCTAATCGGCCGCTTCGGTACCGGACAAGTGCTGACTCTGTATTATATGCTACAGGCGGGGGAGATAACAATGAAAGAAAAACTGCTCCTTGCCGGAGCACTTGGCTACTTCCTCCTTCCCTTCGACCTGATTCCCGATATCGCACTGCCCCTGATAGGATTTACAGACGATTTGGCTGTTACTTCCATCGTATTGAGGATCTTACATCGACGCATCACTCCGGCCATTCGAGAGAAAGCTCGTTTGCGTGCTGCCACCATCTTTGAAGATTGAGGCAGATAAGCGACTCATTGGTGGCAAGAATACTCATGCTTATCAGCGGGTTCTTCGTCTTTCATCTTTGATCTTGTTATATCAGGCCTCTGTGTATCCTCTCTTTGCGTACCTCTGCCAACAAAAAGACTATTAGCCTTTTAGTAGGAAAAGGTGTATTTTTGTGCGGCTTAATGAAAAGAAGTTTAATCAATCCTTAGTAATAACAAGAAGAAATGGAAATTGTAAAGATTATTGGCAGGGAGATCCTCGATTCCAGAGGCAATCCGACGGTCGAGGTAGATGTACACCTGGCCTGTGGCATAATAGGACGCGCGGCTGTACCCAGCGGAGCTTCCACCGGTGAGAATGAGGCTATCGAGCTTCGCGATCAGGATAAGGCTCGCTACTGTGGCAAAGGTGTCCTCAAGGCTGTGAAGAACGTAAATGAAGTGATAGATCCCGCACTCTGCGGAATGTCTGTATTGGAACAAACAGCTATTGACCGCAAGCTCATCGAATTGGATGGCACCAAAACGAAAAGCAACCTCGGAGCAAATGCCATGCTGGGCGTATCACTGGCCGTAGCCAAAGCAGCTGCAGCTTATTTGGATATTCCTCTCTACCGATATATCGGCGGTTCGAACACCTATGTTCTGCCCGTTCCTATGATGAATATCATCAACGGCGGTTCTCACTCGGACGCTCCTATCGCATTCCAGGAGTTCATGATCCGTCCTGTAGGAGCATGCTGCTTCCGTGAGGGCTTGCGCATGGGTGCCGAAGTTTTCCATGCACTCAAAAAGGTGCTTCACGATCGTGGTCTGAGTACTGCAGTCGGAGATGAAGGAGGTTTTGCTCCTGCCCTGAATGGTACGGAAGATGCTATCGAATCGATCCTCAAGGCTGTGGAAGCTGCCGGATACGTGCCCGGTAAGGATATTACCATCGCAATGGACTGCGCCTCTTCCGAGTTCTTCAAGGATGGTATTTACGACTACACCAAGTTCGAAGGCGAAAAGGGCAAGAAACGCTCTATCGATGAGCAGGTGGCTTATCTGACCGAACTGGTTGGCAAGTATCCCATTGATTCTATCGAAGACGGTATGAGCGAAAATGACTGGGAAGGTTGGAAGAAGCTGACCGTAGCTTTGGGAGATAAGGTTCAGCTCGTCGGCGACGATCTCTTCGTTACCAACGTGGAATTCCTTCGCCGTGGTATCGCCGAGAAGTGCGGCAACTCCATCCTTATCAAGGTAAACCAGATTGGTACGCTCACAGAGACCCTGAATGCCATCGAGATGGCACACCGTCACGGCTTTACCAGCGTTACTTCGCACCGCTCCGGAGAGACAGAAGACACCACTATCGCAGACATTGCTGTAGCAACCAACTCCGGACAGATCAAGACCGGATCGCTCAGTCGTACCGACCGTATGGCTAAGTACAACCAACTGCTCCGCATCGAAGAGGAGTTAGGCCCTTGCGCTGTATACGGCTACAAGAAAGTGTAAGCGACAAAGTACACACAGGGTACATCTTTCGACTGAATAGGGAAAAGATAGTGCCACTGCCCAAAAAAAGAATGCCCCCGAAGTTGTGTTTCCAACTTTGGGGGCATTTATATTGCCGACTTATTTAGAAGCGAACACCGAGACCCACAAAGAAGTCATGATTACGTAAAGAAGTCTTATCCGGAGCATCCTTCAACATATTAAGCAATCCATGCTCATATCCAATTTGTACGTAATAACGGTCGTAGCTCAAGGCAGCAGACAAGCCCAAGCCCAAGTCGAAACGGTTATATCCGTTATCACCAAAGGCATCTACAGAAGCCGTAACGCCTGCAACTTTAGTCTTAATCGTTCCGGCGACACCATATGCGAAATAGGGACCTGCTTCCAATGAAATAGCCATGTTGTCAGCAAAGCTAAATCTCATACCGGCATTCACCGGTATTTGCAGATAATGCAAGCGAGTTGTCGTTTCACTTAGTGATTCCATCTTAGCACCTCTCATCGTATAGGCCAATCCGGGGGCGAGATAGAATCCATCATTGCTAAGAGCGAACTCAGCAGCGGCACCAACACGTAAGCCTACGATCATCTTATTGTTCACGCTCGTGTTTGCGACTTTTTGCATTAAGTTACTACCGACAAAGTTAGCATCCAGTCTAAGAGCAGGACGACTCTGAGCATTTGCAAAACCGATTGTTGCGAACAGCATAGTAGCTGCCAAAATCATTTTCTTCATTTTTCGTTCTTTTTTGAGTTTTGTTCTACAATGTAACACACTCTCTCGTTCAAAAGTATGCCTATACATACCTTCCAATGCAGCAAAGATACACAATGAAACGTATCATTCAAATGGAAGATTTGCACTTATCAGGTGGAATCTGTAAAACGAGAAAAATGGACAAAATATTGGATGATATAAAATTATTACATACATTTGCACCGCATTTCAAACAAAGAAATGCTTCTAAGGCTGAATCGCTAGCTCAGCAGGTAGAGCACATCCCTTTTAAGGATGGGGTCCTGGGTTCGAACCCCAGGCGATTCACGAAAGGAAAGGGGTCATGACAAAATTCGGTTTTTTGAAGTGCGCCCCCAAGAAGTTGGATATTAAATTATCCTTGTGTTATAGAAAGAGTCCGGTACAAAACCGGACTCTTTTCGTTTAATCTTGCCTTAATTCTACTATTTCTATTATTGTTATCTCCTCCAATGCATTGATAAAACTCTCCCGAGAGTCAAATTTCTCTTTACACAGGAGCTATGACCGCATAATACAAAAAGAAGTTCTTTTCAAGTGATAATAGGACACGGAACGAGCCATCTGTTTTTTAACTCTAATAACAAGGCAAAAGTAATGTGTTAGAGATCCTAATTGTAGAACAAAGAAACCAAGGATACAGTATAAACTTTCAAATGCGATAGCCCTGTTTTCTTACGTCGAACTGACGTTACAAATAAAATTATTTATACCTTTGAAAATGCAACAGAGGTGATAAAAGCCTAAAAGACAAAAAAACGCCCAAAAGCATTAGGGATGTCCATTGAGATACCGATACGGAAAAAGGCACCTACAGGACAGTGCTAAAGGCGTGGATTTTTATCGATTAATTCTATGGCGAGGCTAAAGGTTGTATTCGAACGATTTGGGAGGAAACTTCTTCCTTCTTTCCGGCATAAGGTCTTTGCGCTGGTACTAGTTGGTGTATTCGTTGGATTAGGCGCATACCTTGTATATATGTCCAAAGCTTATAGCTACTTAAGTGACGATCCACGAGTTTGTATCAATTGCCATGTAATGGGGCCTTACTATGCCACTTGGCAACATAGTTCCCACGCGATGCGTGCCACCTGCAACGACTGTCATGTGCCACACAACAGTATTTTCAGCAAGTATTATTTCAAGGCATCAGATGGTCTGCGGCACTCCTATGTATTTACCATGAGGAACGAACCTCAACGCATGCAGGCCATATCGGCAAGTCAGGCGGTAATCTATGACAACTGTGTGCGTTGCCACGCTCAACTCAATCAAGAATTTGTCCGTACAGGAATGCTGACCAGGGCGGATATTCGTACTGCAGAAGAGAAAGCATGCTGGGACTGCCACAGAGATGTGCCTCATGGAGGCAAAAACAGCCTTAGCGCAACGCCCAACGGGATTATATCATACCCAAAGTCCCCTGTCCCGCAGTGGCTTAGGGCCTATATAAGCAAGAAGAAATAAACCAAACAAAAGAGCATTTTTATGAAAAACAAGGAACGCAAACTAAAATCCTGGCAAGGATGGCTTATTTTCAGTAGCTCTATGGTGGTGGTGTTCTGTCTGGGACTATTGGCAGCATCCGTAACGGAACGGAGAGCCGAGATCCAGAGCATATACGCCAACAAGAAGGATAAAATCGCTCCTTTTGAAGCTCGCAACGAAATGTATCGCGGTAACTATCCTCGAGAATACGAGACGTGGACTTATACCGCAGATACATCTTTCCGGTCGGAATTCAACGGCAGTCAGGCAATAGACGTATTGGAACAACGTCCCAACATGGTTATATTCTGGGGCCCCGTATCTGAGGAGGTGAAGAGGGCTTTGATAACAACGTCCCAACATGGTTATATTCTGGGCCGGCTATGCCTTCTCCAGAGACTATACATCTCCTCGCGGTCATATGCATGCTATACAGGATATGCAGCGTACCCTGCGAACCGGGAATCCGGGAATCGATGGGGCAGGAGACATGCAGCCCGCCACGTGCTGGGTATGTAAGAGTCCCGATGTGCCACGCATGATGCAAGCCATTGGAGTAGACGAATTCTATAAAAACAAATGGAGCAGTCTGGGCAGTGACATAGTGAATCCGATAGGGTGTGCAGACTGCCATGATCCGGAAACGATGGATCTGCACATCTCCCGCCCCGCGCTTATCGAAGCTTTTCAAAGACGTGGGCTGGATATAACCAAGGCTTCACATCAGGAGATGCGCTCACTCGTATGCGCCCAATGTCATGTGGAATACTACTTTAAGGGAGAAGGCAAATACCTCACCTTCCCATGGGATAAAGGAATGACAATGGAGGATGCAGAACGATATTACGATGAAGCTGAGTATTACGACTATATTCACACCCTGAGCCGCGCCCCCATTCTGAAAGCACAGCATCCGGACTTCGAGATCTCTCAACACGGAATCCATGCCCAGCGAGGTGTGTCGTGCGCCGATTGCCATATGCCATACATAAGCGAAGGAGGAGTGAAGTTCAGTGATCATCACATCACGAGTCCTTTGGCGCACATGGATCGCACCTGTCAGACCTGTCACCGTGAAAGCGAGGAAGAGTTACGCAAAAACGTTTACGAACGTCAGCGGAAAGCAAATGAAGTGCGCAATCAGTTGGAAAACGAACTGGCCAAAGCGCATCTTGAAGCTCAGTTCGCCTGGGATAAAGGAGCCACAGAAAAGGAAATGACCCCCATACTTAAGTATATCCGCCAATCACAGTGGCGTTGGGACTATGGAGTGGCTTCTCATGGAGCTTCATTCCATGCACCGCAAGAGATTACACGTATTCTCAGCAACGGGCTGGAGCGTGCGATGCAAGCACGTATAGAGATAGCTCGGGTACTTGCACGTCATGGCTATACGGATGAGGTACCACTGCCTGATGTCTCCACCAAAGAAAAAGCCCAGAAGTATATAGGCTTGGATATGGATGGGTTGCACAAGAACAAAGAAAAGTTCTTGGAGACAGTGGTGCCCAAGTGGGTGAAGAAAGCAAAAGGAAAAGGTCTTTTGATAGCAGCCAAATAAGGTCTAATACGATAAGACTGATCTGTTCTTTTCACTAAGACTGTTTACTATTTTTTCGGCATACAACACTATGTGGCAGGGACGCTTCGGCTATAGGGAAGGCATATTCATCATATCAGGACTTGCTTTTGTCGGTTTGTTGCTCCAGGTGATCGCAGGCCCGATACCGGCCACAGCTTTCGCTTATCCTTTCAATCTGGTCGGAGGAAGTTTGCTTCTTGCCGGCATCTTGTTTTGGGGCATATTCCATCGTAGAGCTATACGCCGCAATTCGGCCCGTTTTTCCTTTCTATCTGGCCACATAGCCACTCTGACTTCTATCGGTGGGCTACTGCTGCTTGCAGTCATCATGGGGCTGACCAAACAAATCCCCGCAGAAATGGGGAGAGGATTGCAGCACCCTATTCATCGTTTGGGACTTAGCTCCATGCTATCGGCATGGTACTTCCTGCTGCTGTATCTGTATTTGCTCTTTGTACTGGGCTGCGTTACTACAGACAGGCTTATGCGTCTGAAACTGAACCTTCGAGACGGTGCTTTCGTGATGAATCACGTGGGCTTGTTCGTCGCACTTTTTTTCGGGCTTATGTCTTCTGCCGACATCCGGCAATACAGAATGCAAGTATATTCCGACTCCGACTATCCTGAGTGGAGGGGCATAGACCAACGGACAAAAAAAATGGTGGAACTCCCCGTAGCCATAGAACTAAAAAAGTTCGAAATAACAGAGTACCCTCCCAAATTGATGATCATACGCAACAATAGTGGCAAGGCTCTTCCCTATTCTCGTCCGGCGCATCTGTCCATAGATCGGACTCCTTCCAAGGGAACGATAGACCGCTGGCAGATCGAGGTATTGGCGCATCTGCCTTATTCGGCTGCTGTCGTGACCAAAGACTCCGTTGTCTTCCGCGAATTCAGGTCATTGGGAGCCGTACATTCAGCCAGAGTAAGAGCTGCGAATTTAGATTTTCCCCAAGAAGTGGTATCCGGTTGGGTGTCATCGGGTAGCCATGTATTTCCCTATCGAAGCTTACGATTGACGGACAGTCTGTCGCTCGTGATGGCAGAATCCGATCCGAAACAATACAGCTCGCAGGTATACCTATACGCTGAGAATGGCGAGATCGACAGCGCGACTATACTGGTCAATAAACCGCTCCGTTACAGAGGGTGGTATATCTATCAGCTTAGCTACAATCGCGAACAGGGGCGATGGAGTACGATGTCGGAGTTGGAGCTGGTCAAAGACGATTGGCTCTATGGCGTTTATACAGGTATCGGCTTGCTACTGATAGGTGCCGCAATGCTTTTCCTCGGGCCTATACCAGCAAGTACACAAGCAAAAAGAGAAGATCATGATTGACATCCTGCCTTTACTTGATTGGCATCATTTTGTCTATTTTGCGATACCAGCAGTACTACTGCTTATAGTGTCAGCTCTATTCGCTTTGTACCAACGTCGGGTATGGGCTATTTGCATCGCTATCGCAGCAGCTTGTGTACTGATGTTTTTTATCGGAGGCATGTGGCATTCTCTGGAACGACCTCCTCTAAGAACGATGGGAGAAACCCGACTTTGGTATTCTTTTTTTGTGATCATTGCAGGCCTTATCATTTATATACGATGGAAATATCGGTGGATCCTTTCTTTTGCCACCGTCTTGTCCACGGTCTTCATGATTATAAACATAGCCAAACCGGATATCCACAACAAGACATTGATGCCGGCTCTCGAAAGTCCGTTCTTCGTACCCCACGTAATCTCCTACATCTTCGCATATGCCATGCTGAGGGCGGCACTGCTCGTAGGCGGCTACTTCCTCTTTTGCAAGCGCAAACACAAAGAAGTGAATACAAAAGTCTTGATGCATACGACTGACAATCTGGTCTACACGGGATTTGCTTTTTTGATGACGGGGCTGCTATTAGGTGCTATTTGGGCTAAACTTGCATGGGGCACCTATTGGAATTGGGATCCGAAAGAAACATGGGCTGCAATCACCGTATTCAGCTACTTGCTCTACATCCATCACCGGCTCCATCGTCCTCGGGCTTTTGCCCATTCTTTGGTATTGCTAATCGTCAGTTTCCTTTTCCTGCAAATCTGCTGGTATGGGGTCAACTACCTTCCATCCGCTAAAGACTCCAGCATTCATACCTACACACGCTGAATTGCTTGCCTACATAGATTGTAAAAGTTCATGGTATTGTATTTGCACATGCCGATATAGCAGAACTTCGGTAGAATCTCAAGCCATAGATACAATTCCGGCCTATCTCCTATTCAAGAGGACGGAAAAACAGCTTTTCTCGGAGAAATCCTGCTTGCTTTTTTGGCTTATAAATTGTTTCTTTGAAGTCCTAAAATGAGACCTCTTTCCAATTCGAGACTTCTCTTTTGGGGATTCGTCACACTACTTAGTAATATCCTTTTCAACAATGAAAAAAACGCTCGTAATAGTCGTTCACCCCGATTTGACCAAATCCGTTATCAACAAGGCTTGGGCCAAAGCCATCGAAGGTGCAGCCACTATCCACCATCTCTACGAACAGTATCCGAACGGACAAATCGATCTAGCACATGAACAAGCCCTGCTGGAGGCTCATGACCGCATCGTCTTCCAATTCCCCCTCTATTGGTATGCAGCTCCCTATCTGCTGAAGAAGTGGATGGACGAGGTTTTTACTGAGGGCTGGGCCTACGGTGCCGGTGGAGACAAGATGGA
This genomic stretch from Porphyromonas gingivalis ATCC 33277 harbors:
- a CDS encoding PG1828 family lipoprotein; translated protein: MKKFVAFAAVIAAVSFASCNSQAKTEEAADSTAMDSATLVEDAAPVVDTAAMQIDSAAMKAEEATEQAAQ
- a CDS encoding RNA polymerase sigma factor, encoding MNSVQFREKLLSLQDNMRNFALTLTANRDDAEDLLQDTTLRVLHNEDKFVDNVNFKGWVLTVMRNIFINNYHKLVRSQTVIDPNSDPYNVPLLNEGGEDTPDGTMTIKEITAAIASLNETLKQPFSMYVSGYKYNEISETLGIPLGTVKSRIFLARQELQQQLKDMR
- a CDS encoding YkvA family protein encodes the protein MKRNHLQKRRQPARKGFVDKLPTTLADISYYASYYQENALVNKVLKYCRLIGRFGTGQVLTLYYMLQAGEITMKEKLLLAGALGYFLLPFDLIPDIALPLIGFTDDLAVTSIVLRILHRRITPAIREKARLRAATIFED
- the eno gene encoding phosphopyruvate hydratase codes for the protein MEIVKIIGREILDSRGNPTVEVDVHLACGIIGRAAVPSGASTGENEAIELRDQDKARYCGKGVLKAVKNVNEVIDPALCGMSVLEQTAIDRKLIELDGTKTKSNLGANAMLGVSLAVAKAAAAYLDIPLYRYIGGSNTYVLPVPMMNIINGGSHSDAPIAFQEFMIRPVGACCFREGLRMGAEVFHALKKVLHDRGLSTAVGDEGGFAPALNGTEDAIESILKAVEAAGYVPGKDITIAMDCASSEFFKDGIYDYTKFEGEKGKKRSIDEQVAYLTELVGKYPIDSIEDGMSENDWEGWKKLTVALGDKVQLVGDDLFVTNVEFLRRGIAEKCGNSILIKVNQIGTLTETLNAIEMAHRHGFTSVTSHRSGETEDTTIADIAVATNSGQIKTGSLSRTDRMAKYNQLLRIEEELGPCAVYGYKKV
- a CDS encoding porin family protein; translation: MKKMILAATMLFATIGFANAQSRPALRLDANFVGSNLMQKVANTSVNNKMIVGLRVGAAAEFALSNDGFYLAPGLAYTMRGAKMESLSETTTRLHYLQIPVNAGMRFSFADNMAISLEAGPYFAYGVAGTIKTKVAGVTASVDAFGDNGYNRFDLGLGLSAALSYDRYYVQIGYEHGLLNMLKDAPDKTSLRNHDFFVGLGVRF
- the nrfH gene encoding cytochrome c nitrite reductase small subunit, which produces MARLKVVFERFGRKLLPSFRHKVFALVLVGVFVGLGAYLVYMSKAYSYLSDDPRVCINCHVMGPYYATWQHSSHAMRATCNDCHVPHNSIFSKYYFKASDGLRHSYVFTMRNEPQRMQAISASQAVIYDNCVRCHAQLNQEFVRTGMLTRADIRTAEEKACWDCHRDVPHGGKNSLSATPNGIISYPKSPVPQWLRAYISKKK
- a CDS encoding cytochrome c biogenesis protein ResB; the encoded protein is MWQGRFGYREGIFIISGLAFVGLLLQVIAGPIPATAFAYPFNLVGGSLLLAGILFWGIFHRRAIRRNSARFSFLSGHIATLTSIGGLLLLAVIMGLTKQIPAEMGRGLQHPIHRLGLSSMLSAWYFLLLYLYLLFVLGCVTTDRLMRLKLNLRDGAFVMNHVGLFVALFFGLMSSADIRQYRMQVYSDSDYPEWRGIDQRTKKMVELPVAIELKKFEITEYPPKLMIIRNNSGKALPYSRPAHLSIDRTPSKGTIDRWQIEVLAHLPYSAAVVTKDSVVFREFRSLGAVHSARVRAANLDFPQEVVSGWVSSGSHVFPYRSLRLTDSLSLVMAESDPKQYSSQVYLYAENGEIDSATILVNKPLRYRGWYIYQLSYNREQGRWSTMSELELVKDDWLYGVYTGIGLLLIGAAMLFLGPIPASTQAKREDHD
- a CDS encoding cytochrome c biogenesis protein encodes the protein MIDILPLLDWHHFVYFAIPAVLLLIVSALFALYQRRVWAICIAIAAACVLMFFIGGMWHSLERPPLRTMGETRLWYSFFVIIAGLIIYIRWKYRWILSFATVLSTVFMIINIAKPDIHNKTLMPALESPFFVPHVISYIFAYAMLRAALLVGGYFLFCKRKHKEVNTKVLMHTTDNLVYTGFAFLMTGLLLGAIWAKLAWGTYWNWDPKETWAAITVFSYLLYIHHRLHRPRAFAHSLVLLIVSFLFLQICWYGVNYLPSAKDSSIHTYTR
- a CDS encoding NAD(P)H-dependent oxidoreductase, which produces MKKTLVIVVHPDLTKSVINKAWAKAIEGAATIHHLYEQYPNGQIDLAHEQALLEAHDRIVFQFPLYWYAAPYLLKKWMDEVFTEGWAYGAGGDKMEGKEICAAVSCGSPKSAFAEGAQQCHTLRSYLNVFDGIAAFLRARFTGYHACYDSYNPRLPEMLPANCEAYLRFIKGE